In the genome of Nitratireductor sp. GISD-1A_MAKvit, the window GTCATCGACGTTGCCGCTCTGATTGCTGCAGGCGTTGTTCGTCGCGCACGGGATGGTGTACGCGTTCTCAGCGATGGTGAGCTGAAGTCCAAGGTGACACTCGAGGTTGCCGGCGCTTCCAAGGCAGCCATCGAGAAGATCGAGAAGGCCGGCGGATCGGTCAAGTTGCCGGAAGCGGCGGCTGAATAATCCGATTGACAGGCGGCGGGCGACAGTCCGCCGCTTGCATCTATGCTTGTGAAAACCTATTTCGGGTTTTCGGCAACATGCGCTTGAGTCGCATATTGATTTCATCAGCGCGTGACGAAGCGGAGAATTCTTCATGGCATCGGCAGCGGAACAGCTTGCGTCAAACCTCAACTTCGCGGCCTTCGCCAAGGCTGAGGATCTCAAGAAGCGCATCTGGTTTACGCTTGGCGCACTGCTCGTTTATCGGCTTGGCACATACATCCCGATGCCGGGGATCAATCCCGAAGCCTTTGCGCAGGCGTTCCAGCAGCAATCGGGCGGCGTGTTGGGCATGTTCAACATGTTTGCCGGTGGCGCTGTCGAGCGCATGGCGATTTTTGCCCTTGGCATCATGCCCTACATCTCGGCCTCCATCATCATGCAGCTCATGACTTCGGTTGTTCCCTCGCTTGAGCAGCTGAAGAAGGAAGGAGAGCAGGGGCGTAAGGTCATCAATCAATACACCCGTTATGGCACGGTCATTCTGGCGACGGTTCAGGCCTACGGCATCGCCGTCGGGCTGGAGGGCGGCGCGAATATCGTTGCCGATCCGGGCTGGTTCTTCCGGATTTCAGCCGTGATCACGCTTGTTGGCGGCACCATGTTCCTGATGTGGCTGGGTGAGCAGATCACCGCTCGCGGCATCGGCAACGGTATTTCGCTGATCATCTTCTCCGGCATTGTGGCTGGTCTTCCTTCGGCCATTGGTGGCACTCTGGAGCTGGGTCGCACTGGCGCCCTGTCCACGGGTCTGATCCTTGCGATCATTGTTCTGGTGGTTGCCGTGATTGGCGTGATTGTGTTCTTCGAGCGTGCTCAGCGTCGGCTTCTGATCCAGTATCCGAAGCGTCAGGTCGGCAACCGCATGTTCCAGGGCGACACATCGCACCTGCCGCTCAAGCTGAACACGGCTGGTGTCATTCCGCCGATCTTCGCTTCCTCGCTGTTGCTGCTTCCGGCCACCGTGGCGGGTTTTTCCGACACAACGCAGCTTCCC includes:
- the secY gene encoding preprotein translocase subunit SecY, which codes for MASAAEQLASNLNFAAFAKAEDLKKRIWFTLGALLVYRLGTYIPMPGINPEAFAQAFQQQSGGVLGMFNMFAGGAVERMAIFALGIMPYISASIIMQLMTSVVPSLEQLKKEGEQGRKVINQYTRYGTVILATVQAYGIAVGLEGGANIVADPGWFFRISAVITLVGGTMFLMWLGEQITARGIGNGISLIIFSGIVAGLPSAIGGTLELGRTGALSTGLILAIIVLVVAVIGVIVFFERAQRRLLIQYPKRQVGNRMFQGDTSHLPLKLNTAGVIPPIFASSLLLLPATVAGFSDTTQLPGWASTMLASLGHGQPLFMILYAALIAFFAFFYTAIVFNPKDTADQLKKHSGFIPGYRPGERTAEYIDYVLTRITVVGAIYLVLICLLPEFLISATGVPFYLGGTSLLIVVSVTLDTVAQMQGHLIAHQYEGLIKKSKLRGGKRGR